From Achromobacter spanius, a single genomic window includes:
- the rimM gene encoding ribosome maturation factor RimM (Essential for efficient processing of 16S rRNA): protein MPDAATSNAAPTDLVELGRITAAYGVKGWVKVQPHSANAEVLLSASQWWLTRPVPELARGAVASAPVAFKILQSRSQGATVVAQLQGITDRDQAEALRGHTVQAPRGSFPAPEEDEYYWVDLIGCALYTSANGEPTRIGVVSEVLDNGAHAVLKVLLQKGEGESAEPVLDAKGRPAEMLVPFVRAHIHAVDLAARRIDSDWPADF from the coding sequence ATGCCTGATGCCGCAACCTCCAACGCGGCGCCTACGGATTTGGTCGAGCTGGGCCGCATTACTGCAGCCTACGGTGTGAAAGGCTGGGTTAAAGTGCAGCCGCATTCGGCCAACGCCGAAGTGCTGCTCTCAGCGTCTCAATGGTGGTTGACTCGCCCTGTGCCTGAATTGGCGCGGGGCGCTGTCGCGTCTGCGCCTGTCGCATTCAAGATCTTGCAATCCCGTTCGCAGGGAGCCACCGTGGTGGCGCAACTGCAGGGCATTACGGATCGCGATCAGGCCGAAGCCTTGCGCGGACATACCGTGCAAGCGCCGCGTGGATCATTTCCCGCGCCCGAGGAAGACGAATACTACTGGGTCGATCTCATTGGTTGCGCGCTGTATACCAGCGCCAACGGCGAACCCACGCGAATTGGCGTGGTCAGCGAGGTCCTTGATAACGGTGCTCACGCCGTGTTGAAGGTCCTGCTGCAGAAGGGCGAGGGCGAAAGCGCCGAGCCCGTCCTGGACGCCAAGGGCCGACCCGCCGAAATGCTTGTTCCGTTCGTACGCGCGCACATCCACGCCGTTGATCTGGCCGCCCGCCGCATCGACAGCGACTGGCCCGCGGATTTTTGA
- the rpsP gene encoding 30S ribosomal protein S16 — translation MVVIRLARGGSKKRPFYNLVATDSRNRRDGRFIERVGFYNPVASEGTENLRIALDRVQYWTGTGAQLSPAVERLVKEYSAKVSAAA, via the coding sequence ATGGTGGTGATTCGCCTGGCCCGCGGTGGGTCCAAGAAGCGTCCGTTCTACAACCTGGTGGCCACCGATTCGCGTAACCGTCGCGACGGCCGTTTTATCGAGCGCGTGGGTTTTTACAACCCCGTGGCTAGCGAAGGCACGGAAAACCTGCGCATTGCGCTGGATCGCGTGCAGTACTGGACCGGCACCGGCGCGCAACTGTCGCCCGCCGTCGAGCGTCTGGTCAAGGAATACTCGGCCAAGGTTTCCGCCGCGGCCTAA